Genomic DNA from candidate division WOR-3 bacterium:
ATCAACTTGGTACCTCATGGTAACCGGCTGTGGCTGGTGTTCGGCCGTCATACTCGCCGAACGTTTCCGCCAGACCGCACCTGCGGTCTTCTGAGTTATCTTGGGAAACTGCACGTTACACGGTGGAAGGCACGGCGAAGCGAGCAGGCGCGGGGTTAGATTTGTTCTTCGTCGAAAAAGAGGTTCGCGTACTGGATGCCTGGAGTCCGGTTCATTTCCCGGACTAGTTCTTCGCCCTTGTCCTTGTCCCGGAGTCGGACGTAGTAGGACACTTCGACAAGGTCGGTGTCGCCCAGGGTGCGGACGTTTATCGGTGTGAGCTTGCGGCAGTAGCGGTTGAGCAGCGTCTGGTAGGGAGGTGGTTCAGTCCCGGTTGGCCGGTAGTTGAACTGGAGTAGATGGTCGTCACGGCGGGGCGAGGAGAAGCGCGTTTTGGACATCAGGAAGATGAGCGCGCCGATGAATAGTGTGCCGACGACCGCAATCGTGTAGAAGCCGACACCGCAGGCCATGCCGATGGCGAGTGCCAGGAACACGTAGACGATGTCTTGGGTATTCTTTACTGCGTGGCGGAACCGGACAACCGAGAGTGCGCCGACAAGACCGAAGGCGCGGGCAAGGTTGTTGCCGATAACCATGATCATTATTGCGGTGGTCATGCAGAGCAGGATGAGCATGTTGGTGTAGGCGACCGAGTAGCCCGGACCGCGATAGGTCTTGCGATACAGCCAGGCGATGAAGAAACTGCAGGCAAAAGCGAAGACTAGTTTGACGACGACCGTGCTGGCGTTGAGCGGCAGGAGGTTGAGTTCTTGAACAAGGCTCTTGATGATTTCCATTTTGCTCCTTTCAGGTTGCGCAAGCCACGGGCAAGGGGAATTCGACCGTGTGGCCGATGCCAAGCAGGAACTTCTTTTCGGCACGTTGGCAGTCAATGCCCATTGCGTACTTAGAGACCGCAACGCGGCTGAGGTCGAACCGGGTGAGAATCGAACGAACCCAGTATGGCAGGCAGCCGTCATAGAACTTGATCTCGAACACGAAGTGGTCAGGCATTAGGAACTTGGCATCGCGGTCCTGGTAAAGCGAGTCGAGCGTGGGGTAGAGCCGGCTTCTGACGTTCTTGTCGAATGTCAGGCGAAGGGTAGAGTCGAACCGGCTGTAGAACGGCTCGCGTTCGTAGGCGATGAGTACGACCGGCAGCATTTTGCGACGGTAGTAGTTGTACAGGAACCGACGGGCGGCCTCGGCTTCGTTGGTGCCGGGTGCGAACGGCAGGTCGGCTGGCGCCGGGCCGTAGCCGGCGAATACCTGCGTGATACGGTTCCAGGGCAGGGGCGCCCGATACTTGCCGATGAAGTCGCCGAGCTTGTACTTGATTTCCAGAAACACGGTTGAGTCGGAAGCAGGTGTGCCGTAGCCACGAATGCGGAGTTTCTTCTTGGTGCAGAAACCGTCGAATTTCTCGTAATAACAGTGGAAACGGCGGGTGTCGTAGTAGATGCTGCGCACGGTGTACTGACCGCCCGGCCGCTGCGCCGCGAACTTGTCGAGGTAGACATAGGGCGCGAGCGCGGCGCGAAGGTCGGTAAGCAGGTCGGTGTGAACCAGGAACTTGTATTCAAGCCGCATCGGGGCGATGCGGGCCGAAGTGGTAATACCGGCCGGCGGGTCAGACACGGCTCAGCGGGCGATGATGACCTTGGTCACGCCCGACGCGTCACGCATTGCGCCCGAGGCCGGAGCGACGAAGTAAACACCGGGCGCGAGGCCGGAGACGTCGTTGGCGCCGGGTTCGAGGTCTGCGACGGTACGGCCGGTGGCGTCGAACAGAAAGGCGCAGGCTGCGGACTGCTGACCGCTCGCCACATCGGCCAGTAACAGGCT
This window encodes:
- a CDS encoding polyphosphate polymerase domain-containing protein, with amino-acid sequence MSDPPAGITTSARIAPMRLEYKFLVHTDLLTDLRAALAPYVYLDKFAAQRPGGQYTVRSIYYDTRRFHCYYEKFDGFCTKKKLRIRGYGTPASDSTVFLEIKYKLGDFIGKYRAPLPWNRITQVFAGYGPAPADLPFAPGTNEAEAARRFLYNYYRRKMLPVVLIAYEREPFYSRFDSTLRLTFDKNVRSRLYPTLDSLYQDRDAKFLMPDHFVFEIKFYDGCLPYWVRSILTRFDLSRVAVSKYAMGIDCQRAEKKFLLGIGHTVEFPLPVACAT
- a CDS encoding DUF4956 domain-containing protein, giving the protein MEIIKSLVQELNLLPLNASTVVVKLVFAFACSFFIAWLYRKTYRGPGYSVAYTNMLILLCMTTAIMIMVIGNNLARAFGLVGALSVVRFRHAVKNTQDIVYVFLALAIGMACGVGFYTIAVVGTLFIGALIFLMSKTRFSSPRRDDHLLQFNYRPTGTEPPPYQTLLNRYCRKLTPINVRTLGDTDLVEVSYYVRLRDKDKGEELVREMNRTPGIQYANLFFDEEQI